The following coding sequences are from one Homalodisca vitripennis isolate AUS2020 chromosome 7, UT_GWSS_2.1, whole genome shotgun sequence window:
- the LOC124366420 gene encoding probable serine hydrolase, protein MSETLGTREPVEIKIPVPWGHISGKWWGPQDKNPVIAIHGWQDNAGTFDNLAPLLPADVPFLCIDLPGHGFSSHLPPGQFYYIWWDSLVVVRRVVQYLRLEKVTLVGHSLGGAVGFLYAATYPDEVDKLISIDIVCPRVESPQTIVDRTKICVDRFLKYESMSATSVPCYERQTMLDIVEDAYQGSVSRQNCEVMMRRGMKPSPDNNNTYFFSRDSRLKIAGLASFSKDHVLAYAAKIKCDYLNIRADPGISFAYPELYHQLLDVIRENSSRFEFHKVKGTHHIHLEDAPAIAGIVGNFLTKEGPVSMAQNHNDLVI, encoded by the exons ATGAGCGAAACGTTGGGAACGAGAGAGCctgtagaaattaaaattccagttccTTGGGGTCACATTAGTG GTAAATGGTGGGGGCCACAAGACAAAAATCCTGTCATTGCGATCCACGGCTGGCAAGACAACGCAGGAACATTCGACAACTTGGCGCCGTTGCTCCCAGCAGATGTTCCCTTCCTATGCATCGACCTCCCTGGCCACGGATTCTCTTCTCATCTGCCTCCG GGTCAGTTCTACTATATATGGTGGGACAGCCTGGTGGTTGTGCGGAGGGTGGTGCAGTATCTGAGGCTGGAGAAAGTAACGCTGGTCGGACACTCTCTCGGGGGCGCTGTAGGGTTCTTGTACGCCGCCACGTATCCTGACGAGGTGGACAAACTGATCTCCATCGACATCGTCTGTCCTCGGGTCGAGAGTCCGCAAACTATCGTAGATCGCACAAAGATATGCGTTGATAG GTTTCTGAAGTACGAGAGCATGTCTGCGACAAGTGTGCCTTGCTACGAGCGCCAAACGATGCTGGACATCGTGGAGGACGCGTACCAGGGCTCGGTGTCACGGCAGAACTGTGAGGTGATGATGAGGAGAGGGATGAAGCCTTCTCCGGATAACAATAACACGTACTTCTTCTCCCGGGATTCCAGGCTGAAG ATTGCTGGCTTGGCGAGTTTTTCCAAAGACCACGTACTAGCGTACGCAGCAAAAATCAAGTGCGATTATCTCAACATACGAGCAGACCCTGGTATCAGTTTTGCCTATCCAGAACTCTACCATCAGCTGTTGGACGTGATCAGAGAGAATTCATCCAGGTTCGAGTTCCACAAGGTGAAGGGAACTCACCACATCCACCTGGAGGATGCTCCAGCCATCGCCGGTATTGTAGGGAATTTCCTCACGAAGGAGGGACCAGTCTCGATGGCTCAGAACCACAACGACCTTGTAATCTAG